Proteins from a single region of Thermotoga maritima MSB8:
- a CDS encoding WxL protein peptidoglycan domain-containing protein codes for MGMRRISLMVLILMSGVFLAQGISVRMDPIVVSKTVNPGTSFNYEIFLENDSEFESITLKAMVMDITETEDGAYDLKQPGSTKYSIARWVKVEPDTITVPPKETKTVIVTVNIPRGVSGGLYGAVTFEIQTPQSQETQRPAEEGAYGEIEFKYRMASFLEIVVSGTRKRIEAFPAYFKVERSDDIPSIRMQIGDGALVFTLGVLNKSNVHIVTKGTLTIKTKEGRTIAKMPLGAGRGVVLPDITVNMRTITRRFFPPGEYVARAVVDYGGRRPIVAETTFTVTSEKVETKEEKEEANPVMITVDPADIEIKAIPGSYRSAIVKVSNLGEETLQVEGKILPLVYDLYGEILPEEERGTPPEWIKLTPASFSLRPGQSRNVRVAVRIPKDFTGGYYADVIFKTEGGLQTEVGANLLVFAGKDEDITKEASADLVYTVKEDGIYADIVFENTGNYHLLPKITFGLNRITPQQVTDEGLIIPEKVESLIQEEISSTNPVLPGTKRIFSIFIPVVLEEGQYELLARCDYGKSPIVLRKSFQMEGRNGE; via the coding sequence ATGGGGATGAGAAGGATAAGTTTAATGGTTTTGATTCTGATGAGTGGTGTTTTTCTCGCGCAGGGTATCTCCGTTAGAATGGATCCCATCGTGGTGAGTAAAACCGTGAACCCGGGAACGAGTTTCAACTACGAGATCTTTCTGGAGAACGACAGCGAATTCGAATCCATCACACTGAAAGCGATGGTGATGGACATAACGGAAACTGAGGATGGAGCGTACGACCTGAAACAGCCGGGAAGCACAAAATATTCGATCGCAAGGTGGGTGAAGGTGGAACCCGACACGATCACCGTTCCTCCCAAAGAAACCAAAACTGTCATCGTTACGGTGAACATTCCAAGGGGTGTTTCTGGAGGACTCTACGGTGCCGTTACCTTTGAAATCCAGACGCCCCAATCGCAGGAGACACAAAGACCCGCCGAAGAGGGAGCATACGGTGAGATCGAATTCAAATACAGAATGGCGAGTTTTTTAGAAATCGTTGTTTCCGGAACGAGAAAGAGGATAGAGGCATTTCCCGCTTACTTCAAAGTGGAGAGGTCCGATGATATACCTTCCATAAGGATGCAGATAGGCGATGGTGCCCTTGTCTTCACGCTCGGCGTGCTGAACAAGAGCAACGTTCACATCGTCACGAAGGGTACACTCACGATAAAGACAAAAGAAGGTCGAACAATAGCGAAGATGCCTCTTGGTGCGGGAAGAGGTGTTGTTCTTCCCGACATCACGGTCAACATGAGAACGATCACAAGAAGATTCTTTCCTCCCGGAGAATACGTCGCGAGGGCCGTTGTCGATTACGGTGGAAGAAGACCGATCGTGGCAGAGACCACGTTCACAGTAACGTCAGAAAAAGTGGAGACTAAAGAAGAGAAAGAGGAAGCAAATCCTGTGATGATCACCGTGGATCCAGCAGATATCGAAATCAAAGCGATTCCAGGATCTTACAGATCAGCGATAGTGAAAGTATCGAACTTGGGAGAAGAGACCCTTCAGGTAGAAGGAAAGATTCTGCCCCTGGTTTATGACCTCTACGGAGAGATCCTTCCGGAAGAAGAAAGGGGTACTCCTCCCGAGTGGATCAAACTCACCCCAGCTTCTTTCAGTTTGAGACCTGGACAGTCCAGAAACGTGCGCGTCGCCGTGAGAATTCCAAAAGATTTCACGGGAGGTTATTACGCAGATGTGATCTTCAAAACAGAAGGTGGTTTACAGACGGAAGTGGGGGCAAATCTTCTCGTGTTCGCTGGAAAGGACGAGGATATAACTAAAGAAGCGAGCGCCGATCTGGTTTACACCGTGAAGGAAGATGGTATTTACGCGGACATCGTCTTTGAGAACACGGGGAACTATCATCTTCTGCCGAAGATCACTTTCGGTTTGAACAGGATCACACCTCAGCAGGTGACGGACGAAGGTCTCATAATACCAGAAAAAGTGGAAAGTCTCATCCAGGAAGAGATCTCGTCGACGAATCCCGTACTTCCAGGAACGAAGAGGATCTTCAGCATCTTCATACCCGTCGTTCTGGAAGAAGGTCAGTACGAACTGCTCGCGAGGTGCGACTACGGTAAGTCACCGATCGTTTTGAGAAAGTCTTTCCAGATGGAAGGGAGGAATGGGGAATGA
- a CDS encoding general secretion pathway protein GspD — protein MRKLGFVLFVLITAVMTAQEEPLVSNIFQDTYILDALADISAQTGIPIIADTTVTGFITMELNEVPLEQALKMILMPGGYVFKKMDGFYLVGSPDPANPAFRYLAVTKTYKLKYITTADAQELLPAVYKSYVKFNEKNNMVTITAPEEIIQEFEEDLKKIDIPIPQVKISVIVTEVSKDYSNELGLNSLDYSFGSGQEFNENWSATLGLVTGIIDVQTDVFGQILAQLKLLEEDQKAKITADPWIIVKSGEKASLFLGERQVVLLQAEGAVSRIESIDVGVSIDIQPRVMDKEELELTLSPKVSHFAGEKLGTFAVKQNELSTTLFLKNGQTVVISGATIEDSAQTSSGVPILNKIPLIRYLFGGTTKKDSQKELYIFIKAEIQGSE, from the coding sequence ATGAGAAAACTCGGTTTCGTTTTATTCGTGTTGATAACGGCGGTGATGACGGCACAGGAGGAACCCCTGGTGAGCAACATATTCCAGGACACCTACATTCTGGATGCTCTCGCTGATATATCCGCGCAGACAGGAATTCCAATCATAGCGGACACGACTGTGACTGGTTTCATCACTATGGAGCTAAACGAAGTACCCCTGGAACAGGCACTGAAGATGATCCTCATGCCTGGAGGATACGTTTTCAAGAAGATGGACGGCTTTTATCTTGTGGGATCACCAGATCCAGCGAATCCTGCCTTCAGATACCTTGCAGTTACAAAGACCTACAAGCTGAAATACATAACCACAGCCGACGCACAGGAACTTCTACCAGCAGTTTACAAGAGCTACGTCAAATTCAACGAGAAGAACAACATGGTAACCATCACAGCACCTGAAGAGATCATACAGGAGTTCGAAGAAGATCTCAAAAAGATAGACATCCCGATACCGCAGGTGAAAATCAGCGTGATCGTCACAGAAGTTTCCAAAGATTACTCGAACGAACTGGGGTTGAACAGTTTAGATTACTCCTTCGGCTCTGGTCAGGAATTCAACGAGAACTGGTCGGCCACCCTCGGTCTGGTAACAGGTATCATCGACGTTCAGACAGATGTCTTCGGTCAGATTCTAGCTCAATTGAAACTTCTCGAGGAAGATCAGAAAGCAAAGATTACAGCCGATCCCTGGATCATTGTGAAGAGCGGAGAAAAGGCTTCTCTCTTCTTGGGGGAAAGACAGGTTGTTCTCCTTCAGGCTGAAGGAGCGGTGAGCAGGATCGAGTCCATAGACGTTGGGGTGAGCATCGACATTCAGCCACGTGTGATGGACAAAGAGGAACTCGAGCTCACACTCTCACCAAAGGTCAGTCACTTCGCAGGAGAAAAACTCGGAACATTTGCTGTAAAACAGAACGAACTCTCTACAACACTTTTCCTGAAAAACGGTCAAACTGTTGTGATCTCCGGTGCCACCATCGAAGACAGCGCCCAGACCAGCTCCGGAGTGCCCATACTGAACAAGATTCCACTCATAAGATACCTCTTCGGTGGTACGACGAAAAAAGATTCCCAAAAAGAACTCTACATATTCATCAAGGCGGAAATCCAGGGAAGTGAGTGA
- a CDS encoding AfsR/SARP family transcriptional regulator, which produces MSIFVKTFGGTRVIKDNDIVSARDWPSQKAFALFRYLIFRRNEEVSVEEIYNLFWEDMDDTFAKSNLNTTLHIIRKTTGITSEELFVKGDLCCFFPGGEITIDADIFEECHRNLMKATSDAEREKLLKRMFEIYTGPFLVEDIFAEWVQEIREIYESWYSDVLKELFKLYLSKKDYDAALEMVNAYFQREPYDEDMYYRAIEVLLKKGDITRAKRVYDKLSSHLMEIGIKPRLKFDDFLSKRDSEFMLNGNKAVVVDEKLFERFLFLESRRREKSFVLVEVKLTDKSISTEDVSQRVASQLRKGDVITFSGETIRILFHCPEQRRPTMEKRVVDALEKVGVKKGQYEIS; this is translated from the coding sequence ATGAGCATTTTTGTGAAAACCTTTGGCGGGACAAGGGTTATCAAAGACAATGATATCGTGAGCGCAAGAGACTGGCCATCACAAAAAGCGTTTGCCCTGTTCAGGTATCTCATTTTCAGAAGGAACGAAGAAGTGTCCGTCGAAGAGATCTACAACCTCTTTTGGGAAGACATGGACGACACATTCGCGAAATCCAATCTGAACACCACACTCCATATCATAAGGAAAACTACCGGAATAACGAGCGAAGAACTCTTTGTGAAGGGAGACCTCTGCTGTTTCTTCCCGGGAGGTGAAATCACCATAGACGCAGATATTTTCGAAGAGTGTCACAGAAATCTGATGAAAGCCACATCAGATGCTGAACGTGAAAAACTCCTTAAGAGGATGTTCGAGATTTACACAGGGCCATTTCTAGTCGAAGACATTTTCGCAGAATGGGTGCAGGAAATCAGAGAAATCTACGAATCGTGGTACTCAGATGTTCTAAAAGAGCTCTTCAAGTTGTATCTATCGAAAAAAGATTACGACGCCGCTCTCGAGATGGTAAACGCTTATTTTCAGAGAGAGCCTTACGACGAGGATATGTACTACAGAGCCATTGAAGTTCTTTTGAAAAAGGGTGATATCACAAGGGCAAAACGTGTATACGACAAGCTCTCGAGTCATCTTATGGAGATAGGGATCAAGCCTCGATTGAAATTCGATGACTTTCTCTCCAAAAGAGATTCAGAATTCATGCTGAACGGTAACAAAGCAGTGGTGGTCGATGAAAAGCTCTTTGAAAGATTCCTCTTTCTGGAGAGTCGAAGAAGAGAAAAATCCTTTGTCCTCGTCGAGGTGAAACTGACAGATAAGAGTATCAGCACTGAAGATGTTTCCCAAAGGGTAGCATCTCAGCTTCGAAAGGGAGACGTGATTACCTTCTCAGGTGAAACTATCCGAATTCTCTTCCACTGTCCCGAACAGCGTCGTCCAACAATGGAAAAACGTGTGGTAGACGCTCTTGAGAAAGTTGGAGTGAAGAAAGGTCAGTACGAAATTTCCTGA
- a CDS encoding ABC transporter substrate-binding protein: MKKFFVLLMILLVVTSLAKVKIQFWHAMGGWRIELLQNMAEDFMKTHPDIEVEVQYTGSYRDTLNKLVAAVQGGTPPHVVQIYEIGTQFMIDSGIAVPIGDLIEKDPSFDVGKFLPQVLDYYRVKGKLYSMPFNSSNPILYYNKTLFKEVGLDPNKPPRTFNELIEYCKKLTVKDEKGNIVRAGITWPLHSWFFEQFVALQNAPLVDNENGRAGRATKAVFNHEGALRFLKLWDTLTKEGLMINTTKEDWTGARQLFISQKVAMLISSTSDVKLMMDAAKENGFELGTAFLPKPEGVELGGTPIGGGSLWIIGGHPEEEIKAAWEFVKWMAEPEQQIRWHLGTGYFPVRKDAVETLLYQGYYSEYPHHLTALLQLLLSVQTPNTRGAVIGPFPEVRDIIETAIEKMINGEMTPEEALAWAEKEATRAIREYNELYE, encoded by the coding sequence ATGAAGAAGTTTTTTGTTCTTCTGATGATTCTTCTCGTAGTTACCAGTTTAGCAAAGGTCAAGATTCAGTTCTGGCACGCCATGGGAGGATGGAGGATCGAACTTCTTCAAAACATGGCAGAGGACTTTATGAAGACCCATCCAGACATTGAAGTAGAAGTTCAGTACACCGGAAGCTACAGAGATACTCTGAACAAACTCGTAGCAGCTGTACAGGGAGGAACCCCTCCACACGTTGTTCAGATATACGAAATTGGCACCCAGTTCATGATCGACAGTGGTATAGCCGTCCCAATTGGTGATTTGATCGAGAAAGATCCTTCCTTCGATGTTGGAAAATTCCTTCCACAGGTTCTGGACTACTACAGAGTGAAGGGGAAACTCTACTCGATGCCGTTCAACTCTTCAAATCCGATTCTCTACTACAATAAAACCCTCTTCAAAGAAGTGGGTCTCGATCCAAACAAACCTCCCAGGACATTCAATGAGTTAATAGAATACTGCAAAAAACTCACGGTTAAAGATGAAAAAGGAAATATCGTTCGTGCTGGCATCACTTGGCCACTCCACAGCTGGTTCTTCGAACAGTTCGTAGCTCTTCAGAATGCTCCTTTAGTTGACAACGAAAATGGAAGAGCGGGAAGAGCAACAAAGGCGGTTTTCAACCACGAAGGGGCACTCAGGTTTCTCAAACTCTGGGATACACTTACAAAAGAAGGTCTTATGATCAACACAACAAAAGAAGACTGGACAGGAGCAAGACAGCTCTTTATTTCTCAAAAAGTTGCCATGCTCATCAGTTCTACCTCTGACGTGAAACTGATGATGGACGCTGCCAAGGAAAACGGATTCGAGCTCGGAACAGCGTTCCTTCCAAAACCAGAGGGAGTTGAGCTTGGAGGAACACCAATAGGTGGTGGAAGCTTGTGGATCATAGGAGGCCATCCAGAAGAGGAGATAAAAGCAGCCTGGGAGTTCGTGAAATGGATGGCGGAGCCAGAACAACAGATACGCTGGCATCTTGGAACAGGTTACTTCCCGGTAAGAAAAGACGCAGTAGAGACACTTCTTTACCAGGGTTACTATTCTGAATATCCTCATCATCTCACGGCGCTTTTGCAGCTTCTGTTGTCGGTTCAAACACCGAACACCAGAGGAGCTGTCATAGGACCATTCCCAGAGGTGAGAGACATAATAGAAACCGCTATTGAAAAAATGATTAATGGAGAAATGACGCCCGAAGAAGCTCTCGCTTGGGCTGAAAAAGAAGCTACAAGAGCCATTAGAGAATACAACGAGCTCTACGAGTGA
- a CDS encoding carbohydrate ABC transporter permease → MKRVLPYLLLLPTFVIITLFIYWPAVYSLRLSFYRITPFGNRMVFVGLRNFQRLFQSPEYLNAIKVTVVYVLASLFLTIFLAFFIALLLNMNLPGNRIFRALIFTPYAISPAIAGVLWSFLLNPVVGHVNYILSKLFGLQVEWLTTKPYALIAVIIATVWKTLPFDIIFYLAGLQDIPQELIEASLVEGANSWARTWKIVFPLLSPITFYLVIMNLVSFMFSSFAIIDVTTKGGPGNYTTTLIYRLYLDAFAFQKIGPAAAQSVILFLIMAIVTIFYFKFGERRVHYQ, encoded by the coding sequence TTGAAAAGAGTTCTCCCGTACTTACTCCTTCTTCCGACTTTTGTGATCATTACTCTTTTTATCTACTGGCCTGCTGTTTATTCTTTGAGGTTGAGTTTCTACAGAATTACCCCATTTGGAAACAGAATGGTGTTTGTGGGGCTTAGAAACTTCCAGAGGTTGTTTCAAAGTCCAGAGTACTTAAACGCCATAAAAGTGACGGTTGTTTACGTTCTTGCATCCCTCTTTCTGACCATATTTCTTGCATTCTTTATAGCACTGCTTCTGAATATGAACCTCCCTGGAAACAGAATTTTCAGGGCACTGATTTTCACTCCTTATGCTATTTCTCCAGCAATAGCAGGTGTTCTCTGGTCTTTTCTGCTTAATCCTGTTGTAGGGCATGTCAACTACATTCTTTCCAAACTTTTTGGACTACAGGTGGAGTGGCTTACCACAAAGCCGTACGCACTCATAGCAGTTATAATAGCTACTGTCTGGAAAACTCTTCCTTTCGATATTATCTTTTATCTTGCAGGTCTTCAAGATATTCCTCAGGAATTGATAGAGGCCTCTCTTGTGGAAGGAGCCAATTCCTGGGCCAGAACCTGGAAAATCGTTTTTCCGCTTCTTTCACCGATTACTTTCTATCTTGTTATCATGAATCTTGTAAGTTTTATGTTCTCCTCCTTTGCTATCATTGATGTCACCACAAAAGGTGGACCGGGAAATTACACGACCACATTGATATACAGATTGTATCTCGACGCCTTCGCCTTCCAGAAAATAGGCCCGGCCGCAGCACAGAGTGTTATTCTTTTTCTGATAATGGCGATCGTTACGATCTTCTATTTCAAATTCGGTGAAAGAAGGGTCCACTATCAATGA
- a CDS encoding carbohydrate ABC transporter permease: protein MRRKRSITILYEIILVMVTFIMALPLFLAITISFQKPEAVFSYPPKFFPTSFYWKNYVEAFKYVPLARLFLNSLIVASLITLGKLTTGALAGFAFSHFNFKSKKIMFATLFATLFLPAETVMILPLFLIMKTFGWVNTYWALTIPFMASATNTFLMRQHFLTIPRELQDAALIDGASYMQFFWKVLIPLSKHMLAGASIINFVYAWNMYLWPLIVSMEDKMKTVQVGVKMLMQAESANNWGVIMAGTVVALAPTVVMFLALQNLFVKSLVRSGMKG from the coding sequence ATGAGGAGGAAGAGATCAATCACAATCCTCTACGAAATAATTCTTGTAATGGTGACTTTCATAATGGCTCTGCCATTGTTTCTTGCGATAACTATAAGTTTTCAAAAACCTGAGGCTGTATTTTCATACCCCCCGAAGTTTTTTCCAACGAGTTTTTACTGGAAAAATTATGTAGAAGCTTTCAAATATGTTCCGCTGGCAAGGCTTTTTTTGAACAGCTTGATCGTTGCATCACTTATAACGCTTGGAAAACTTACCACTGGAGCGCTCGCGGGTTTTGCTTTTTCTCATTTCAATTTCAAGAGTAAAAAAATTATGTTCGCTACTTTGTTTGCCACTCTATTCCTTCCCGCAGAAACTGTTATGATTCTCCCCCTATTTCTGATCATGAAAACCTTTGGCTGGGTCAATACTTACTGGGCTCTGACAATTCCTTTCATGGCAAGCGCAACAAATACCTTTCTCATGAGACAGCATTTTCTTACGATTCCAAGAGAACTCCAGGACGCTGCACTTATAGACGGAGCAAGTTACATGCAATTTTTCTGGAAAGTGCTGATCCCCCTCTCAAAACACATGTTAGCAGGTGCTTCCATAATAAACTTCGTTTATGCCTGGAACATGTATCTCTGGCCTTTGATAGTGAGCATGGAAGACAAAATGAAAACGGTCCAGGTAGGAGTGAAGATGCTCATGCAGGCTGAATCAGCCAACAACTGGGGTGTAATAATGGCGGGTACCGTGGTTGCTCTAGCGCCAACCGTTGTGATGTTTCTCGCTCTTCAGAACCTGTTTGTGAAAAGTCTTGTGAGGAGTGGTATGAAAGGGTGA
- the fliD gene encoding flagellar filament capping protein FliD: MDLSKIASTINMRYYSQLGGFQVGGAVSGLDTQSIINAILEAESQPLQNLTEKYEKYELMQEAYTEVKTKLREFRDLVYSFKLQSTVVQKTAVSSSSLLSAEASSVAVTGVYHVKIVQTATYTTLAGASEVVPPPDSTKTFGELDYMYTPQEGTVRLYNNETGNYVEVQVLSTDTIDDIVSKLNSALSSAGITGSVSYDTSTGKISITSDKNFSLVDITGNFTKVFHLDEASLNYSGGNYSFTSTASVSGLSTAKTLQQIATYTSKTIISGKVKINGVEIDVDQNDTLSSLIEKINDSEAGVTASYDYHANRVVIISKTSGPEAITLEDTYGTGLFSLLGIENHSLYVGQKAHLQISMDGTNWADVYSDTNDVEYNGVTFHISGMTSETITVDVRVDTDAIVEKIKEFVDKWNETMDYLNEKLTEESITDKDEEEMTEEEKMKGVLKGDDLLEEIFSRLRGFITYKAEGDINYLWELGISTGDIGTGYENMMKGHLEVDEEKLKQIVEEDPNKVWEFFGGENGFATQLDDYLWELVKFNGRIDQVAGISGRIEREQRFLATQIASWIERLSKREQELWRKFSVMEEVISQLQSQGSWISQALQGSSNK, translated from the coding sequence ATGGACCTGAGTAAAATAGCGAGCACCATAAATATGAGATATTACTCACAGCTGGGTGGTTTCCAGGTGGGGGGAGCTGTCAGCGGACTCGACACCCAGTCCATCATAAACGCTATTCTCGAAGCAGAAAGCCAGCCGCTTCAGAATCTCACAGAAAAGTACGAAAAGTACGAGCTCATGCAAGAAGCCTACACAGAAGTGAAGACCAAACTCAGAGAGTTCAGAGATCTGGTCTACAGTTTCAAACTCCAGAGTACCGTTGTCCAGAAAACAGCCGTTTCTTCCAGCTCTCTTCTTTCAGCTGAGGCTTCCTCTGTGGCCGTCACGGGTGTATACCATGTGAAGATCGTTCAGACCGCAACTTACACCACGTTGGCTGGAGCGAGTGAAGTTGTTCCACCTCCCGATTCAACGAAGACGTTTGGGGAACTCGATTACATGTACACACCTCAGGAAGGAACTGTAAGACTGTACAACAACGAAACGGGAAACTACGTGGAAGTCCAGGTTCTCTCCACAGATACCATAGACGATATTGTCAGCAAGTTAAACAGCGCTCTTTCCTCTGCTGGAATAACGGGAAGCGTCAGCTACGATACCAGCACCGGCAAAATCAGCATCACTTCCGATAAGAATTTCTCGCTCGTTGACATCACAGGAAACTTCACGAAGGTATTTCATCTGGATGAAGCCAGTCTGAACTACAGTGGAGGAAATTATTCTTTCACCAGCACCGCCTCTGTGAGCGGGCTTTCCACAGCGAAAACTCTTCAGCAGATTGCTACGTACACTTCAAAGACCATAATAAGCGGAAAGGTGAAGATAAACGGTGTGGAGATAGATGTGGATCAGAACGACACGTTGTCTTCTCTTATAGAGAAGATAAACGACAGCGAAGCCGGGGTTACCGCCAGTTATGATTACCATGCGAACAGAGTTGTGATCATTTCAAAGACCTCTGGTCCCGAGGCCATCACCCTGGAAGACACATACGGGACGGGTTTGTTCTCGCTTCTTGGAATAGAAAATCACAGTCTCTACGTGGGTCAGAAGGCTCATCTTCAGATCAGTATGGACGGCACGAACTGGGCGGATGTGTATTCAGACACGAATGACGTGGAGTACAACGGTGTCACTTTCCACATCTCTGGAATGACATCCGAGACGATCACCGTTGATGTGAGAGTCGACACGGATGCGATAGTTGAAAAGATAAAAGAATTCGTGGATAAATGGAACGAAACGATGGATTATCTGAACGAAAAGCTCACAGAAGAGTCGATAACTGACAAAGACGAAGAAGAGATGACAGAAGAAGAGAAGATGAAAGGGGTTCTGAAAGGAGATGATCTGTTAGAAGAGATCTTCTCTCGTCTCAGAGGATTCATCACGTATAAAGCCGAAGGAGACATAAACTATCTCTGGGAACTTGGGATCAGTACAGGAGACATAGGAACCGGATACGAGAACATGATGAAGGGTCATCTCGAAGTGGATGAGGAGAAACTGAAGCAGATAGTGGAAGAGGATCCGAACAAGGTGTGGGAATTCTTTGGTGGGGAGAACGGTTTTGCCACACAGCTCGACGATTATCTATGGGAACTGGTGAAATTCAACGGTAGAATCGACCAGGTCGCGGGAATAAGCGGTCGAATAGAAAGAGAACAGAGATTCCTCGCCACACAGATAGCGAGCTGGATTGAAAGGCTCTCCAAGAGAGAACAGGAACTCTGGAGGAAGTTTTCGGTCATGGAGGAAGTGATCTCTCAGCTTCAGTCCCAGGGAAGCTGGATCTCTCAGGCGTTGCAGGGCAGTAGCAACAAGTGA
- a CDS encoding flagellar protein FlaG, producing MRIDPTDGKGNEVLRREITRRELHVKENESTPVAEMKKQQEEDVQRAIEEFSKKLEKLRKIFRGEAEFKYDSELNMVIVKIKDTETGEIIRQIPPEVMVKIAKSINELLGILVDERV from the coding sequence ATGAGGATCGATCCCACGGATGGGAAAGGAAACGAGGTGCTTCGTAGAGAAATAACGAGAAGGGAGCTACATGTGAAAGAGAACGAGTCGACACCTGTTGCTGAGATGAAAAAACAGCAGGAAGAGGACGTTCAGAGAGCTATAGAAGAATTCTCGAAGAAGCTGGAGAAACTAAGAAAGATCTTCAGAGGAGAGGCTGAATTCAAATACGACAGCGAATTGAACATGGTGATTGTGAAGATAAAAGACACCGAAACAGGAGAGATCATAAGACAGATCCCTCCAGAGGTGATGGTGAAGATCGCAAAGAGCATAAACGAGCTGCTTGGGATCCTCGTAGACGAAAGGGTGTGA
- a CDS encoding prepilin-type N-terminal cleavage/methylation domain-containing protein, whose translation MRNGFTIVELLITIAVLLIGILLVLGFTARTIVATVQSFTTIELADDLLKAAMEIRKEILKAGPRADQIYPENPEKISFLVNVPFGGEKYYSRNYTYTIAFEKPDIKLYIFQEDSNSTDTRILVTDISTCTFLAGTGTVSFVIGKEKHNIERTYFMSVALPNLK comes from the coding sequence ATGAGGAATGGTTTCACGATCGTAGAGCTTTTGATAACTATAGCTGTTCTTCTCATCGGAATACTCTTGGTTCTGGGATTCACAGCGAGAACAATTGTTGCCACTGTTCAGTCGTTTACCACGATCGAGTTAGCGGACGATCTTTTGAAAGCAGCGATGGAAATAAGAAAGGAGATTTTGAAAGCAGGTCCCAGAGCGGATCAGATTTATCCGGAAAATCCTGAAAAAATTTCTTTCCTTGTGAACGTTCCTTTCGGTGGAGAAAAGTACTATTCCAGGAACTACACATACACCATTGCATTTGAAAAACCGGACATCAAATTGTACATCTTCCAGGAAGATTCGAACAGCACAGATACGAGGATACTCGTGACAGATATTTCAACCTGCACATTTTTGGCGGGTACCGGTACTGTCTCTTTTGTTATAGGAAAAGAAAAACACAACATCGAAAGAACCTATTTTATGAGCGTAGCACTTCCCAATCTGAAGTGA
- a CDS encoding ferritin encodes MVISEKVRKALNDQLNREIYSSYLYLSMATYFDAEGFKGFAHWMKKQAQEELTHAMKFYEYIYERGGRVELEAIEKPPSNWNGIKDAFEAALKHEEFVTQSIYNILELASEEKDHATVSFLKWFVDEQVEEEDQVREILDLLEKANGQMSVIFQLDRYLGQRE; translated from the coding sequence ATGGTTATCTCAGAAAAAGTGAGAAAAGCGCTCAACGATCAGTTGAACAGGGAGATCTACTCTTCCTATCTCTATCTTTCGATGGCAACTTACTTCGACGCTGAAGGATTCAAGGGTTTTGCCCACTGGATGAAAAAGCAAGCGCAGGAAGAGCTCACTCACGCGATGAAGTTCTACGAATACATCTACGAAAGAGGAGGAAGGGTCGAACTCGAAGCCATAGAGAAGCCACCTTCGAATTGGAATGGAATAAAAGACGCCTTTGAAGCGGCTCTGAAACACGAAGAATTCGTCACCCAGTCGATTTACAACATCCTGGAACTCGCTTCGGAAGAGAAAGATCACGCCACCGTGAGTTTCCTCAAATGGTTCGTTGACGAGCAGGTGGAAGAAGAAGATCAAGTGAGAGAAATCCTCGATCTTTTAGAAAAGGCAAATGGTCAGATGTCTGTGATCTTCCAGCTAGACAGGTATCTTGGACAGAGAGAGTGA